The following coding sequences lie in one Streptomyces venezuelae genomic window:
- a CDS encoding (2Fe-2S)-binding protein translates to MTTLIDLAELGSVGGFFALRAGPPPGGAKPFTEVYAERPAGPESGDPIGFRVRKVAGRLGAPEDRIAVSVAQLGLAARLWSVALGSAALYGRVPDLDPALLHWDADGTSPDDLWLTDVRLLPGAAATVRDVVQHGHLAPLSAALRARYRISAGLLWGNAGSALAGAARELHGWARRSGREDVGERALALAGELFGHPDLRGTGTLRGTAFRRRSCCLYYRCPGGGLCGDCCFERAPQRSSPGAASG, encoded by the coding sequence GTGACCACCCTCATCGACCTGGCAGAACTCGGCTCCGTCGGCGGATTCTTCGCCCTGCGCGCGGGCCCGCCGCCCGGCGGCGCGAAGCCGTTCACCGAGGTGTACGCGGAGCGGCCCGCGGGACCGGAATCCGGTGATCCGATCGGTTTCCGCGTCCGTAAGGTGGCGGGCCGGCTCGGCGCCCCCGAGGACCGTATCGCGGTGTCCGTGGCGCAGCTCGGGCTCGCCGCCCGGCTCTGGTCCGTGGCGCTCGGCTCCGCCGCGCTGTACGGGCGGGTGCCCGACCTCGACCCCGCACTGCTGCACTGGGACGCGGACGGCACCTCGCCCGACGACCTGTGGCTCACCGACGTACGTCTGCTGCCGGGTGCCGCCGCGACCGTACGGGATGTGGTGCAGCACGGTCATCTGGCGCCGCTGTCCGCCGCGTTGCGCGCCCGGTACCGGATCTCCGCCGGGCTGCTGTGGGGCAACGCGGGATCGGCGCTCGCGGGGGCGGCACGTGAACTGCACGGCTGGGCGCGGCGGTCGGGGCGCGAGGACGTCGGGGAGCGGGCCCTCGCGCTGGCCGGGGAACTCTTCGGCCATCCCGACCTGCGCGGCACAGGCACCCTCCGTGGCACCGCCTTCCGGCGCCGCAGCTGCTGCCTGTACTACCGGTGCCCCGGCGGCGGGCTGTGCGGGGACTGCTGCTTCGAACGGGCGCCGCAGCGGTCTTCCCCCGGGGCCGCCTCTGGGTGA